AATTTTGACACGTGATGTGCCATGTCTACTACgagtgagcaaaactcgattcaattaaaaaaaatcaaaaaaaatttacaattcaaataacagattggtgtaagTACTCCTTTAGtccttatcaattttgaaaatgcgCAAATTAATCtatctctcaacaaaaattacaaaattaatttaaaataattttcagatatttaaaaaattttaaaaatttataaaaatttcaaaatttatatttttaaaaaaaataaaaatttcaaaaaagtcTAAAGAATATATgaagaaagttaaaatttatatttttctaaaataataattttaacacttAAATAAGttagttaataatttaagtttatcatactaaagtatcttattttttttattattttgctttaaaGAACTTTTCAAATATACAACATTTTGCTTCAAAGTTATGTGCTCTAGCATATGATTAGTCAtactgtaacaatattttaatttgatatgtttaattttttaagttaattcaaacaatttcactcaattcggtttgaaaaaatttcaaatcaagttaatatgataaaataggactcgtcaactcaaaattttttcattcgattcaatTGAATGTTCACCCTTAGATgaatacaataataaatttagcctttaatctttacatattatattaatttaatcataatttaaaaaaattaacttataaaatttagaaataatacTTCCGCTTCTTCTGCCGTCATTACCATGGCTGCCTTCACTTCCacctcaaattaaaaaaaaaatctggataatatcttaaaatccaaatataaatatttaatttcgacGATAAAATAGATCAGTGTCTTGATTTCGCTAAATAAGCAAATTTAGcagaacaaacaaacaaaacccCACGGATAATGATGAGATTACTTAAATGTACTACCCACACTACTCTCGCTCAAATTTTGGTCTCTCACAAATTAAGGGTTTAGCTTTTAAACGGAGTATAGTATTCTTCTGCTAGTTCCCCCACCACCGCCATTTGTGGGGTTTTTTTTCAAAGCTCAGCTCTTCTTTTCCCTTAATTGCAAGATATGGCTAAGCTATGTCGTTCATTACTTCTTGCTCCGGTTGTTAATGGTGGAAGGAATCTTTCTAGTTTCCACTTATCTTTTACTCGttattttaattccatttctacccAAATAGAAGCTTTAAGTGAGGATTCAATGTCTGTAAGGGGAAATCGATTTTGTTGGATAATTTATGCAAAAATGGTGAAATCAAAGTCGCAATGAAAGTTTTTCAAGAAATGCGAGAGTGGGTTGCAACTCAATATCATCTCTTATACAATTCTAATAGATGGCTGGTGCAAAGCTGGCTATATCAAAGGTGCAAAAGAATTGTTTTGTCAACTCTCACTCAGTGGTCTAAAACTCGACGTTTACACATACCACACAATGATTAGTAGATTATGCAAAGAGGGATTATCTGAAGCATACAAGTTGTTTAAGATAATGGGAGATAATGATTGTTTGCTTGATAGCTGCTGTTATAATATCATGATCCAAGGATTTCTTGGAAACAATTATACCTTAAAAAGTAACACAATTTCTTATGGAATTAGTCTGTAAGGACTTTATTGCAGATTTGTGCActgtcaacttttttttttttttttggatctcGTCTTATGATATGATAAATCAATCTTATTGTCACTTATAAATTGATTCAATTTGTTCATAATCAATTCTACTGCTGTGACAagaatttttgaaagttaatGTCTATTTTCAATTTATCATTTTTGTTATTTGGTTTGGACATACGTTAAAATGATGATGGAGGCCTAACTGCAGTGGTGCATTGAATTACTAGTTTTAAACCAAATAATTTATAGTCAAATAGGGATTATTTGatggtaaattttaaagttaatggttGAGGCTTCTGCCATTGATACATTTGATTGAAGAAATCTCTTTTTGAAATACTTACAGAGTAGAAGTGTCCAATCCCAAATCAAAGAAACAATAGTTTGACATTATAAATACATGTAAACTTTTACATTTGAAATTATACTTTTACTATATTCCACGTCAAGAAGAGAGAAAATtatgcatttaaaataaaataaaaattagcttttttaataacattatttCATTAACTTATATTTGATACATACgctttataaaaaaaacaattaaaccaTTGAGTACTTAtctttatgaaaaaaattaattaagctctttcattaataattttcttttttaaccaTATTAACCATTAAAATCAATTGATAGATTGATTTAATAAATCGACAATTCAATTAACtacttaattaatataaatatgaaagatccatttaaataatatataaattaaaataaatttacacacttatgtaattatttatataattaatatattaacaataaaatcattatattttatgatctatttgatgtaaatttatataaatatatatatgaagcaACATTGATATAACTAGAAAAGTACATAAAGCCCAAAAGGAAAAACAAACCCAAGTCCCGTACTCCCAGCCCAATTATATATTGGGCAATGATCAAgcatcaaaatataattttattttccaaaattatttttcatcaaACAATTAAACCCATATAATATATGTCAAAGTTTCTAAAGTAATCAAACTTTTCCATTTCCCAACAAATAAATATTCTTCatctttaatttataaaaaaaatgaaaataaaacttttttatctaatttttccgTTGATGATAGTACCAAGGCACAATAGTTGTGACCAAAAATATTTCACCCACACCTGGACATGTATCAACAATGAAAGTGGTACTATATTCCTCCAATggcaaacataaaataaaattaaaaaaaaaatcccaaaatctccaaattaaataatcaaaattagcTTCAATTATTTTTGTGAATATCATAAATGAAACAGCTGAAAATTTGCTAATGGAGGAAGGAACCAACACCACCACCTATGAAGctcttattaataatttattttgtgatGATTTATTTCATACAGATTTCCCATCGGTACTTACATTCCCCATAGCTTGAATTTTTTAAcaattattatttcatatttatgttgatttttatatgaaaatttcatgcATTGATAAATGCAGGCAAGTTCATCCATTTTTATGCCAGAAGAACCCATAGGAGCTCAACGCTTGAATGATGAAAATGGAACAAATCATAAATCAACTAAAAAACTTAAACCCAGAAAAATTGTAGCTTACTTTGttatcccttttattttattttttttaaattaatagtgACATTATTTACtgcaacattttattttattttattttattttattttattttattttattttattttatttttgaaccaAAAACCTTCGAACGATCAATCAAATTCCGGTAAATTGAGATCGGCGATTTAAATTACAGTCTCGAACATGACTCAATTGTgatcaattataaaaaaatgaccCTTGCGACAGTTGTTTGTTTCTCAGGTAATGAAGAAGCAAAGCAAAAACATAGGCTACAGTCTCCTGCAATGGTATTGCTTGTTTTCATTTAAACCTTGTAATAAAAACATCAACACTTTTAAACATGCATTGGTTTACTTTTATTGttcagaaaaagaagaaatatgacAATGGAGACAGAACATTGTACCAGGATGTAATGGAGGAAGTGGCAAACAAAACTCGCCAAGCTTTCCTTGAACATTATGGTGATGATTCAGTTCATCTTCAATTCCTACAGGTAACTCTAATTTGTTGCCAAAATTTCAGTGTATATGATCTGTCGCTTGATGTTTCAATCTCTTACATACCAGCTATGGAAGTTGAAAATgaagaataaaaaggttaaacTAGGTTGTCTGGCCGGAAAGTTACCTCCAGCAAGCATCGAAGCACCTCTAAGTGATCGTAAACTACCGTACGAAAAGAACCCTCAGCTGGTATGCATGTAAATCATTTTATATGCATACAGTTGCTGAAATCATTCATGTTTTTCTTATGTTGATTTCTTGAATCATTTTCCTTCGCATTGTTTAATTTCGATGCGTTGATTGATGGAGTCGGGTTTTCAGGCAAGTTTGCAGACAACTACATCAATTCCCTTACAACCTATGCAGTTCCATTGCCTCCCAGGCTATCAAGATGGCAATGGAAGAATGTCTAAATCAGCTGCATATAGGAAGCTTAGAAAACTAGGCTCTTCCAAGGTAATTTAATGTAATATATgtacgtatgtatgtatgtatgagcTTGATTGTGGTATTTTGCTTTATGTAGGAGCAACAACCAAGTAGACCATGGCTTGGAAATGCTGGTATGGTACTCAATCAATGAgccaaatttgttttttttttttaagaattaattgttaattttttatatatacatattcatgttttcatttGAAGGTTTTGAAGGAacaataccaaaaaaaaataagCTACAAAATCCTGCAAAGGTCCATTCTTTACTTCTTTTTTTAACTATATTTAACACGTAtatctaatatatatttaattatgaaaatagggATACGACCCATTAAATACACGTATTCGACGTTGATACCCAAGCCCGAGTAACATAGGTATTCCTTTTTTTCTGTCCCCCTGACTATGCTATTTGTGTTATTTTCAGAAGCAAGGACTGCATCAACCTTGGTTGAAACAAAAGCCATTGGATTATCAGAACAATGCTGGTAATTTTTGGTATCCTGagatttcatttgattcaatgtTTGAACTCAAATTTAcatggaaattttcaaaaattagtatataattatatatatatatatgattcccTTGTTTTGTCAGGTTTGGTAGAACTAAGACAAACATTTAGACTGCAAGCTCATGAAATGGTTTGTGTAAATTCTCATGCTCTTATTTCTGCTTTTGTGTAATTTCTTGTTGTCCCTGCCCTTCATCTTTCATTTAGTATCCAGTGAGTcaattcatggttaaattatctATCCGAAATATGAGagaaggtatgaataaaagtatGATAATTAAAAATGAGCTTaagaaaaaatatcatttaaaatatgagGCTGACTTAAATTTAATAGCTCAAGGTTGGTGCAATCTATTTATTccttttgtaatttattttatttttatatataacgtaatttatataatataaaactaaacatataataatacaataatatgtaaatattaaaaaaaacatattgtaTTATCTgaacttgaaattttaataaaagaaaaattatataaaatatataaaagactaatcatttacaaatacaatcgaattttaacaaaattttaaatttatatttcgaatcgaattaaatttaagcaaatataaaatatattgataTCATAAACATATTTGATACAATTTTAATATCTATGTTAAACATCTATTGAAATTAGGGTGTTTCAAACACATTTTAAACTAAGAAAGGATCCTGAAATTGATTTCAGCTGCTGAATTGACAAAGCAGGATAATTTGAGTGAATGCAATGGATACAACTATTGAACAAGGTATATTTCAacattattttctaatttatcttCTAGTAGTCTCTTAACATGAAGTAGTAGAAAATCAGTTCATCATCAACACTAGAACAAGATCGAACTAACCAATTAGCTATCATATTTTCTTCTGGAATTTGCCTGCATACTCCTTTTATCTTTCGAACAAGAGTCATGGATGGGTATCCACTAAATTGCACACATGCTATCACTTCTTATAATCACATTGCAATAGTTGTTGAGCCGAGTTACTTCTAGACCATGAAACTGTTAATAACAATGTGATTTGAAGTGCCTAAAATTGAGATTCAGGGCTGTAAAGTATCCCATTATCTGGGGTCCATTTTGGTTGTGATCTGTGGAAGAGATTTTAGTTATGATTCTGACAAATCAATGCTGCAAGCTGGATTTTCCCAAAATACCCCCAAACCCCATGTGCTGTGGTCTTTGTAGGCCTTACCTAaactttatatattttcaatGAATCCGGGATTCCTcttcatttcaattttaaaaattatttttatgcaataataatatcattttaattttagaaaatataattatttttctctctttttttataaaaaaatatttaatcaaaacttaatatttattataaattatttatattaattttaacaaaattacataatatttatacTCGATTAAATATTAACTGATAATGATGACAACGAATATATGAGAGAAAATctcaacaaatataaaatattaaaataattaaataaaaatatataatatttatttttctaattaagaTTATTAACATATTAcacacaatttaatttttttttaaaataagatatTTTGAACTGATGTTTTGTACAtcagggaaaaaaaattaatcatgaaGAAGAACTATCCAATAAATTACTGATGCAGAGTGAAACCATACATTGATAcaaacaaattaataaataaatgattaCAAGTTCcaaaatcaagtcaaaaaatattaataattgaaatattgATTCTTAAAATATCATTTCTATATTATTGTTgaacaagaattttccgaatctaTATGATTGTTTATATCAATGTTGCCCATGTCTTTCTTCTATGCTGACGGCCATTCAAACCAGATCTAATAATAAACCtcaaaaggaaaaaggaaaaaaacaaaacaagtcGGCACCTAATCCATGGCTATTTGACCCCCTCTCCTTTGATTTAAAACGAATAGTCCCTTACTCGTTTGTTATCTTTCGCTTTCCTTCATTTTCCCTCATTTTCTCACTCCCCAAACaggatttaaaataattaaacgaAATTAAAAGGAAATGTAAGAACACTGTTTCAAATCGAATCCTTTGTTTAaaaaaagtatgataatatgaacAGATtagatatttcagtaattttatacaAAAATGGTGACGTGCACGATGAAGAAAAAGGTTCTCAACAGTACCACGCCGTTAGATCtaactacttttttttttcatcttcatATACATCTAAACCGGCACGAACGACGGTACTAACGATGCCGGTTCATAACAAAACGGTGCCGCTGGATGCTGCCACATCTTGAACACAAGCTTCTCAGGCTCAGTTTTCTGGCTTTGCCTCTGCTGTTGTTCTTGACGAGGCGGTGGCTCTTCTGTTCTCTCGGTGGTCCTCCGATCAATCGAAGGAGGCGAACAAGCGAGCGGTGACAAGAGAGGTATTGCAATGTTCCAGCTAGAAACCGGACTGATCTGTAAGGAAGCAGGAGCACGACGTTGAAGTCGACTAGGCTGCCGCCTATCGCCACCGTTGGTGGAGGTGATTTTGTTCGGCGTAGTTGACATTGATGATGAGATTAGggtttttttctttataaaatgAGAGAAAATTTGAGAGATTTCATATGCTGCGTTTGCTTTAAGGGTATTTATATAGGAAGGAGGGGTGGTCAAGTGGAACGCACGTGAAAAGGATCAGCTTAGCTGGCAATTTACACTTTACAAATGGCTTTGGGCTTGGCTCATCTTTCTTTGACTTTGACTGagctttttttttgctcgattgaATTTGGAAAGTAAAGCTgtttttttcatctctttttttttttactaattcttttttctttcagaaatttaatcaaaatttaattatacaatattatcacttaaacataaaataaaaatattattttaaattttatgaaatgatgTGATACAACATTCAAATATTACGTTATTCCAAATTGAAAGATTAAAATGAACATATTAcgaaatttaaatatcaaaatgaataaaaataaatataccatGGTATAGAAAATACAAATCCATTAATCTTATATTTTAACCGGCAAGCTAGACTCAGCTGAGACACAAGAAAATAATATGAAGCCAGCCAGCCAGTCACTTCCCAAACCGAAAGGGCAACAGATAATCATCATTCATCAGTCATAATCACGGTCAAAAATTTCCATtccaaataaccaaaaaaaacgGCTTGTCGACTTCAGATTAAGCCGACCCCACACCTCGCAACTAAAAACCGTGGGAGGTTAAGGTTAGTGTTCTCCACGCGCCACTTGATTTGGACCACCCCAAGCGCCATTGCTAACGCCCAAGTGGCCATATACCAATAATGCTTCAAATAAACGTtacaaccaaaaataatttcacaatcatgattttataatttttgtagtCAATCCAACGGCTAGGACATCAGTTACGTGGTCAATTCCAAACCTTACCTGATCTGACACGTGTATGGCCCACATTTGTTGTTTTTTTCTCAACGTGTCATTGTAGGTTTTGTTTTATTCCACGTATTACAACTAATTACAGTCATATTTCTTGGGTGAATGGATTGAGTTAATTCATAaatcgatttttttattttttataggtttgataaaatatgatattgttaaaatgttaaatttatattattacttcattaataaaaaatagttttcgTTAGAGAGTTAATTCTTtcgataaaaatattttagttttatgtTTTAGATTGATGATTTGAATTTTTCCTATACATAAGATCAATTacttgattaaattattttattaaattacctgattaatttaactattaatcttcCACACCtacaatatattaatattattagggTTATTAGGAGTCTAATGACTCTTCAAAGATTTCTTTTTAATGAATCACCCCTcaacaattttatatattttatttaattaaaataaatcaaaatctaaatatataaaaaaattgtaatctAAATTTAGTCAAGGGTATGACCGCTATTTCAGAATATTCAAAgaacatttatttataataagATTTTCTGtagctttctttctttattttcttcttttcttttctctctctctctctctctctctttttttgtattaagaaaattaatttgataCTTTGATTGGAAAAATTCAGTCCTGTCAAAGGGACACTGTTGAATGTTTGATTTTGAATAGTCAAAAGAATTTATTAAgattctctcttcttttttttttttttaaatggattgAGAAAAGCAtgctaataatataaaaagagagaatcATTGCCATTGATAAtaaccaaaatttacaaaaaaagggCTTCCAAAGGACTAAGGAGAAGCCCCCTTAaggaattttaccattttagttTCTATCTGAATTACATACACcattcacaaaaattaaaatgattaatttataaaatcatcTGAAAAGCATTTTCAGCTCTTCAATCCTAGCTGACCTAACTTCTTCATCAGTTAAAGCACCTGCAATCATCTTCTCCTTCCTTGCTTGAACTTGTTGCATCCTTTCCTCCACTGTTTCCTGGATTTTATCATTgttcattaatgaaaaataataaccCAGAAAAGAACATATCAAAGTTTCCTAATGTAACTCGAGAAAAAGAATCCGGCAGTTTGACCTAATCAACCTAGTAAATTTCAACACAAACTGTTGAATTATGCGATTTGAAAAAATCCCATCATAGTTGTCAACTTTGTCATTTTCATAAACAATGAAACTCACCTTAACTATGAATCTTCTAACAGTAACTGTTCTCTTTTGCCCAATTCGATGAATTCGCATGATTGCTTGTTCTTCAACTGCAGGGTTCCACCAAGGATCCTACAAGGATGATTTTGTCATAAATTAAGACCAAAACGATAAGAATTTGACTCtttttgttatgtatatataccATTAAGAAGACATTAGAGGCTGCTGTTAAATTCAGGCCAACTCCACCAGCTTTCAAAGACATCAACAATAcctacaaacatgaaatagattAAAGAATGGATTCGATGATATATATAACTTGTAATGCAGGGCTTACCAGTTTCTCTCTTGTGTCATTGAACTCTTTTAGAACCCTTTCCCTTTGTTTTTGAGCCAGTTTCCCATCAAACCGTAAGAATCCAATTCCTTTCCTCTTTAATGGGATTTCTAAGAGATCTAGAAATGAAGTCCATTGACTGAACACAATGCTCTTTTCACCAGAACCTGACCGGCGACTTCGTTCTAAGCAGTCTAATAGCTTTGAAACTTTTGATGACTCCTTCCAGTTTTTGTCTATGTCAACTCGGAACTTGTTTTCAGTTGGACATGTTATGAGATCAGTTTTCTTCAGTAGTGTTCTGCAGATTGGACATGATCCAAGTGTTGGTATTCGCCAACTCGAAAGGAGACATTCCCTGCACATCCTATGTGCGCATGGTGTGAGGACAGGGTCATCTGCAGATTCCATGCATATTGGACACTGTGTTTTCACCCCTCCGGATACCATCTACAACTTCTTCAATGTAGGCCTTGGTTGGGGCATTTTGATTCAAAGTGACCGAACCAGGGTGAGCTTCAAGGAACCTTCTCGCTAGTTTGTTCAAGTCCGAATACTGCTGCGAATCAGCTCGACTGTGCACATTTAAAGAAAGGTTAGAAGGGAAAGAAACTAAAGTTTCTGCACCAGTAATAAGTTCATGAAATGCATTTCTGACCTCATTACAAGAAAAGGATGGTTGCAACACTGCCTTAGTCGTAGTAATAACTCGAGAATCGATGCATAATTGTGAAGAACCCTGCCTTGTGCAACAAATTGATCAAACTGAACCTGTTTAAATCAAATAGAGATATTTTAGCTTTCTTCTCAACTTACTCAACTCAAAAAGCAACTCTTGCATATATGATAAGGCACACATACTTTAGATCTTTTGAATAAAGCATCATAGAAATCACGTTCAGCTTCTGACTGCTCGCACTCGATGACTTGAATATCAGTTGGAGGAAGAACAAGAATAGGCCTTCCCTCTTTATCCTTTGTTTCCTTTGTTCTTCTCAACATCAGTAGCCTTAATATTGCTTTGATCCATTTCAGTCCTGTTGGATTACCATTCTCATAAGGCCCTTGAATCTTTGTCTTCCACCTATATATATCACAAATGACATCATGAACAGAGAAATACATAGGACTCACTAGATGATACACAattatttgaacttgtttataCCATGCCCAGTTGCACCATGGTTCCACGTGCAAGAAGCACAAAAGGCTGTAGAGGTCTTCCAAATTATTCTGCAGGAAACAATGAGTAAGGGAAATTAAGCACATAGCTATCATGAAGGGGAAAGAAAATGGACAATGATAAATAAGGCAAACCTGAAGCGGGGTTCCAGTGAGACACCAACGGCAATGCGCAGACAATGCAAAGCAAGCTTGAGCTCCTAGTGTTTTTGAGGATTTAATCGTATGAGCTTCATCTAAAACCACCCTATACCAGTCAACGCTGTGATAAATGCTGTTCCCGGCATCCTATATCAGAATGTCCACATAATTCAGTCCAAAGAAGGATAACTTAGAATTTCAGACATGCATCAAAACATTTTGGAGCAAAAACTCAGCTCAGCATGGAAAGTAGCTAAACAGAATTAAGTTTTCTCTTACACTTTTATAAGCAGCAGTTAAGACCCCGTATGTTGTTAAGACCACATCATGCTCTGAGATCACCCTGGGATCATTGGTTCTATCACCACCATAGTGAACAAAAATTGATATCGTTTCAGGCCTTGAGTGAGTCTCAAGCTCATCCTGGGAATTTCACTAGAACTCATTACATTCCACATAAAAGAGGTCAACCTATCATCTCTTTATCTCTCAGTGCAAAATGGAATGAGAAATCACCTTCCACTGGCTTAACAATGCCATGGGACAAATAATAAGAGTGCCTCCCTTTGCTCTGCGTGGGGCATTTCCGTAAGTGTCTCTTTTCTTGTTTGTGGTTATGCTACCATTGGCTTTTCTTGAATCAGGCTTTTCATTATCAGGATTTCCTCTACCAAGTCTTGAAAGGATTAGAGCTATTGTCATCACAGTCTTTCCGAGACCCATTGCATCAGCTAGAATCTGCAAATATACTTGTCTacttcgatttttttttttaaatactatcaTAGCCAAGACCATCCCAAtcaaaaagaatttgaaaatatatataatctgaGAACAAATACTGACTCCTCCTCTTGCCATTTGCCTAGCACTTGGAAATTGAATTGTAGCTTCTCCAGAGAAGACATTTACATAGATTGTGGAAGCCCTTCTGCTAGAAAGAATGTGTGGTCAAGTTCCAAACTACTTCACTAATTGGCTAAATGCTTGATCAAATTTCACTATTATAACAAATATACATACTCATCGCATATGCGATATGCAGACCAGCATGGATGAAGAGTTTGTGCAGCTTTCTCAGCATCAATTCCTTTCTCCCACCCGGACATCCAGTAAAGAGCTTGCTTCTGATACGGCCTCAACTTGCACATGAGTGTATGTGGGGGCTCCATTTCCTAAAAGTATGCAAAAGAATGAGGAAACATAGAGAAGACTTTGTTAATAAATTCTCAAACTAGATGCTTAAAGAAATCCCTTACCTCCAAATCGTATGTGTCTGCAGCGCCAACAATCTTATTCAAAGATGCCTCTGAAATATCTTGTTCATCTTTATTCTGCTCCTGACAACCCCTTCTTCGTTTTGCTGCAGGCAAAGCCGCTGTAACTTCACTGTAACCATCCTGCTATAATCAACAAAAGTTGTCAACTTTTTACATGTTTGTCAAGCTCAAACACCAGTGAACAAAGCCAATGTGCAACTATGGTTAATCGGTATG
This window of the Gossypium hirsutum isolate 1008001.06 chromosome A09, Gossypium_hirsutum_v2.1, whole genome shotgun sequence genome carries:
- the LOC107928442 gene encoding uncharacterized protein At4g14450, chloroplastic; its protein translation is MSTTPNKITSTNGGDRRQPSRLQRRAPASLQISPVSSWNIAIPLLSPLACSPPSIDRRTTERTEEPPPRQEQQQRQSQKTEPEKLVFKMWQHPAAPFCYEPASLVPSFVPV
- the LOC107928456 gene encoding LOW QUALITY PROTEIN: DNA repair protein RAD5B-like (The sequence of the model RefSeq protein was modified relative to this genomic sequence to represent the inferred CDS: inserted 2 bases in 1 codon) — encoded protein: MKAMDIDTVEDKKIQEIQSSMDSNVVSVVKLLPKDPDSNLHANTVGRIVTATGFRVSTLIGSGDQFGESEPVQAIVKEEPLLRVKEEPDLGFDSDASMKEDKVIKVKEEPRLGFGNGVRVKEEMGFNQTEEAVAQKEDSGPMDTFEEFLLLQNSKVQSLNESHNTQIKKKASETAELKSNNQNPPCVKKEPDFECSQKRVDVKKEVSQERKVNGALVEDEDFPEDRDWYLVGRTIVNAVSTTKGKNKLLDNEIVYFTFPSPVASYKLQSIVRFSTKRCGEIGRLPMDWAKWVNPLVYSNKVKVLGRCIAAPTTLSIMQEVMLFVSFYIHSSVFTMGDKSSLMFDAPWNMESMLSPLLNLFRYLKIKPYQKADFTPEELNSGKRVLHIQEDGYSEVTAALPAAKRRRGCQEQNKDEQDISEASLNKIVGAADTYDLEEMEPPHTLMCKLRPYQKQALYWMSGWEKGIDAEKAAQTLHPCWSAYRICDERASTIYVNVFSGEATIQFPSARQMARGGILADAMGLGKTVMTIALILSRLGRGNPDNEKPDSRKANGSITTNKKRDTYGNAPRRAKGGTLIICPMALLSQWKDELETHSRPETISIFVHYGGDRTNDPRVISEHDVVLTTYGVLTAAYKSDAGNSIYHSVDWYRVVLDEAHTIKSSKTLGAQACFALSAHCRWCLTGTPLQNNLEDLYSLLCFLHVEPWCNWAWWKTKIQGPYENGNPTGLKWIKAILRLLMLRRTKETKDKEGRPILVLPPTDIQVIECEQSEAERDFYDALFKRSKVQFDQFVAQGRVLHNYASILELLLRLRQCCNHPFLVMSRADSQQYSDLNKLARRFLEAHPGSVTLNQNAPTKAYIEEVVDGIRRGENXQCPICMESADDPVLTPCAHRMCRECLLSSWRIPTLGSCPICRTLLKKTDLITCPTENKFRVDIDKNWKESSKVSKLLDCLERSRRSGSGEKSIVFSQWTSFLDLLEIPLKRKGIGFLRFDGKLAQKQRERVLKEFNDTREKLVLLMSLKAGGVGLNLTAASNVFLMDPWWNPAVEEQAIMRIHRIGQKRTVTVRRFIVKETVEERMQQVQARKEKMIAGALTDEEVRSARIEELKMLFR